Proteins co-encoded in one Garra rufa chromosome 7, GarRuf1.0, whole genome shotgun sequence genomic window:
- the LOC141338581 gene encoding interferon-induced protein 44-like isoform X1, translated as MAPIASDLTEEKRKQLCALLGNAELTLLYKASVHGYQASAFHERCDNQGPTLLVAYNHSGYVFGGYTSVDYAQSGQQIKDKEAFLFSIQHGTPLCIRVKSGRYARNDDAGMPNFGEQLYFCYKNQPVVQEIFAYDAVSFNFNSAKLYGDNNELTECEVYKVKQILQVSVKEKPWRNIVSTEKRKEELIEMIRNYKPLMGSVSQVRILMIGPVGAGKSSFFNSINSIFMGHVTSKAMSGFAGTSVTTQFRTYPVKDGCERKPLPFVLCDTMGLEEQSGAGLNIEDISSILQGHVPDRYKFNPTAPFKPDEQKMFKPASLQEKIHCVVYVIDATKISLMSNKLEEKLNSIRSQINSLGIPQIALMTKVDEACPHVQNDLRDTYASSYIKSKVEEVSSRLGVPVSCVLPVKNYSQELELELNCDVLLLSALQQMLRFANDFLDDDPI; from the exons ATGGCTCCCATTGCATCAGATTTAACAGAAGAGAAAAGAAAGCAGCTCTGTGCCTTGCTGGGGAATGCTGAGCTGACTCTTCTCTACAAAGCTTCAGTCCATGGATATCAAGCTTCTGCCTTCCATGAGCGATGTGACAATCAGGGTCCCACCTTACTTGTAGCCTACAACCATTCAGGCTATGTCTTTGGTGGATACACTAGTGTTGATTATGCTCAAAGCGGGCAGCAAATTAAAGATAAAGAGGCTTTCCTGTTCAGCATTCAACATGGAACCCCTCTGTGCATTAGAGTTAAGAGTGGGCGTTATGCACGCAATGATGATGCTGGAATGCCCAACTTTGGTGAACAGTTGTACTTTTGCTATAAAAATCAACCAGTTGTGCAAGAAATTTTTGCTTATGATGCTGTTTCATTCAATTTTAATTCTGCAAAGTTGTATGGTGACAACAATGAACTGACTGAATGTGAGGTGTACAAAGTCAAACAGA TCCTTCAGGTTAGTGTAAAAGAGAAGCCATGGAGGAATATTGTTTCGACAGAAAA ACGAAAGGAAGAGCTGATTGAGATGATCAGGAATTATAAACCCCTGATGGGGTCTGTGAGTCAGGTCAGAATCCTGATGATCGGTCCTGTAGGTGCTGGAAAATCCAGTTTCTTCAACTCCATCAACTCCATCTTCATGGGTCACGTGACCAGCAAAGCCATGTCAGGATTTGCAGGCACTAGTGTCACCACACAG TTTCGCACATATCCAGTGAAAGATGGTTGTGAGAGAAAGCCGTTGCCATTTGTGTTGTGTGACACCATGGGACTCGAGGAGCAATCAGGAGCAGGACTGAATATTGAGGACATCAGCAGCATTCTTCAAGGTCACGTACCAGACCGCTATAAA TTCAACCCCACAGCACCGTTTAAACCTGATGAGCAAAAGATGTTCAAACCTGCATCTCTACAGGAGAAGATCCACTGTGTGGTGTACGTGATAGACGCCACCAAAATCTCCCTCATGTCCAACAAACTAGAAGAAAAACTTAATTCTATACGTAGTCAAATAAACTCACTGG GCATACCCCAGATCGCCTTGATGACAAAAGTAGATGAAGCATGTCCTCATGTGCAGAATGACCTTCGAGACACTTATGCCAGCTCCTACATCAAGTCAAAG GTTGAGGAGGTGAGCTCTCGGTTGGGTGTGCCGGTGTCTTGTGTGTTACCGGTGAAGAACTACAGTCAGG
- the LOC141338581 gene encoding interferon-induced protein 44-like isoform X3, with protein MAPIASDLTEEKRKQLCALLGNAELSLLYKASVHGYQASAFHERCDNQGPTLLVAYNHSYVFGGYTSVDYAQSGKKIKDKEAFLFSIRYGDPLCIKVNSGYYARLDDAEMPNFGQQLYFCHENQPVVKELRSVDSFSFNAAKLYGNITELTECEVYKVKQILQVSVKVKPWRNCLWTAKRKEELIEMIRNYKPLMGSVSQVRILMIGPVGAGKSSFFNSINSIFMGHVTSKAMSGFAGTSVTTQFRTYPVKDGCERKPLPFVLCDTMGLEEQSGAGLNIEDISSILQGHVPDRYKFNPTAPFKPDEQKMFKPASLQEKIHCVVYVIDATKISLMSNKLEEKLNSIRSQINSLGIPQIALMTKVDEACPHVQNDLRDTYASSYIKSKVEEVSSRLGVPVSCVLPVKNYSQELELELNCDVLLLSALQQMLRFANDFLDDDPI; from the exons ATGGCTCCCATTGCATCAGATTTAACAGAAGAGAAAAGAAAGCAGCTCTGTGCCTTGCTGGGGAATGCTGAGCTGTCTCTTCTCTACAAAGCTTCAGTCCATGGATATCAAGCTTCTGCCTTCCATGAGCGATGTGACAATCAGGGTCCCACCTTACTTGTAGCCTACAACCATTCATACGTCTTTGGTGGATACACTAGTGTAGATTATGCTCAAAGTGGGAAGAAAATTAAAGATAAAGAGGCTTTCCTGTTCAGCATTCGATATGGAGACCCTCTCTGCATCAAAGTTAACAGTGGATATTATGCACGTCTCGATGATGCTGAAATGCCCAACTTTGGTCAACAGTTGTACTTTTGCCATGAAAATCAACCAGTTGTGAAAGAACTGCGGAGTGTGGATTCATTCAGTTTTAATGCTGCAAAGTTGTATGGAAACATCACTGAGCTGACTGAATGTGAGGTGTACAAAGTCAAACAGA TCCTTCAGGTTAGTGTAAAAGTGAAGCCATGGAGAAATTGTCTTTGGACAGCAAA ACGAAAGGAAGAGCTGATTGAGATGATCAGGAATTATAAACCCCTGATGGGGTCTGTGAGTCAGGTCAGAATCCTGATGATCGGTCCTGTAGGTGCTGGAAAATCCAGTTTCTTCAACTCCATCAACTCCATCTTCATGGGTCACGTGACCAGCAAAGCCATGTCAGGATTTGCAGGCACTAGTGTCACCACACAG TTTCGCACATATCCAGTGAAAGATGGTTGTGAGAGAAAGCCGTTGCCATTTGTGTTGTGTGACACCATGGGACTCGAGGAGCAATCAGGAGCAGGACTGAATATTGAGGACATCAGCAGCATTCTTCAAGGTCACGTACCAGACCGCTATAAA TTCAACCCCACAGCACCGTTTAAACCTGATGAGCAAAAGATGTTCAAACCTGCATCTCTACAGGAGAAGATCCACTGTGTGGTGTACGTGATAGACGCCACCAAAATCTCCCTCATGTCCAACAAACTAGAAGAAAAACTTAATTCTATACGTAGTCAAATAAACTCACTGG GCATACCCCAGATCGCCTTGATGACAAAAGTAGATGAAGCATGTCCTCATGTGCAGAATGACCTTCGAGACACTTATGCCAGCTCCTACATCAAGTCAAAG GTTGAGGAGGTGAGCTCTCGGTTGGGTGTGCCGGTGTCTTGTGTGTTACCGGTGAAGAACTACAGTCAGG
- the LOC141338327 gene encoding ras-related protein Rab-11B-like, with translation MGTRDDEYDYLFKVVLIGDSGVGKSNLLSRFTRNEFNLESKSTIGVEFATRSIQVDGKTIKAQIWDTAGQERYRAITSAYYRGAVGALLVYDIAKHLTYENVERWLKELRDHADNNIVIMLVGNKSDLRHLRAVPTDEARAFAEKNSLSFIETSALDSTNVEEAFKNILTEIYRIVSQKQIADRSVHDESPGNNVVDISVPPTTDGLKGNKFQCCQNL, from the exons ATGGGGACCCGTGACGACGAATACGATTATTTATTTAAAG TGGTGCTCATTGGAGACTCTGGTGTGGGGAAGAGTAACCTGTTGTCCCGTTTTACTCGGAATGAGTTCAACCTGGAGAGCAAGAGCACCATTGGTGTGGAGTTCGCAACCCGGAGCATTCAGGTGGATGGGAAGACTATAAAGGCTCAGATCTGGGATACAGCGGGACAGGAGCGCTACAGAGCCATCACATCAGC GTACTACCGGGGTGCAGTTGGAGCTCTTTTGGTCTATGACATCGCTAAGCATCTGACTTATGAGAACGTGGAGCGCTGGCTGAAGGAGCTGCGGGATCATGCGGATAACAACATCGTCATCATGCTGGTGGGCAACAAGAGCGATTTGAGGCACCTCAGGGCCGTTCCCACAGATGAGGCCAGAGCTTTTGCAG AGAAGAACAGTCTATCCTTCATCGAAACATCGGCTTTGGATTCCACAAATGTGGAGGAGGCATTTAAAAACATACTAACAG AAATCTATCGGATCGTGTCACAGAAGCAGATCGCCGACAGGTCCGTGCACGACGAGTCTCCCGGCAACAATGTAGTGGACATCAGCGTGCCGCCCACTACCGATGGTTTAAAGGGCAACAAATTTCAGTGCTGTCAGAACCTGTGA
- the LOC141338581 gene encoding interferon-induced protein 44-like isoform X2 encodes MAPIASDLTEEKRKQLCALLGNAELSLLYKASVHGYQASAFHERCDNQGPTLLVAYNHSYVFGGYTSVDYAQSGKKIKDKEAFLFSIRYGDPLCIKVNSGYYARLDDAEMPNFGQQLYFCHENQPVVKELRSVDSFSFNAAKLYGNITELTECEVYKVKQSKSIIRKTLKPWRNCLWTAKRKEELIEMIRNYKPLMGSVSQVRILMIGPVGAGKSSFFNSINSIFMGHVTSKAMSGFAGTSVTTQFRTYPVKDGCERKPLPFVLCDTMGLEEQSGAGLNIEDISSILQGHVPDRYKFNPTAPFKPDEQKMFKPASLQEKIHCVVYVIDATKISLMSNKLEEKLNSIRSQINSLGIPQIALMTKVDEACPHVQNDLRDTYASSYIKSKVEEVSSRLGVPVSCVLPVKNYSQELELELNCDVLLLSALQQMLRFANDFLDDDPI; translated from the exons ATGGCTCCCATTGCATCAGATTTAACAGAAGAGAAAAGAAAGCAGCTCTGTGCCTTGCTGGGGAATGCTGAGCTGTCTCTTCTCTACAAAGCTTCAGTCCATGGATATCAAGCTTCTGCCTTCCATGAGCGATGTGACAATCAGGGTCCCACCTTACTTGTAGCCTACAACCATTCATACGTCTTTGGTGGATACACTAGTGTAGATTATGCTCAAAGTGGGAAGAAAATTAAAGATAAAGAGGCTTTCCTGTTCAGCATTCGATATGGAGACCCTCTCTGCATCAAAGTTAACAGTGGATATTATGCACGTCTCGATGATGCTGAAATGCCCAACTTTGGTCAACAGTTGTACTTTTGCCATGAAAATCAACCAGTTGTGAAAGAACTGCGGAGTGTGGATTCATTCAGTTTTAATGCTGCAAAGTTGTATGGAAACATCACTGAGCTGACTGAATGTGAGGTGTACAAAGTCAAACAGAGTAAGTCAATCATCAGAAAAACAT TGAAGCCATGGAGAAATTGTCTTTGGACAGCAAA ACGAAAGGAAGAGCTGATTGAGATGATCAGGAATTATAAACCCCTGATGGGGTCTGTGAGTCAGGTCAGAATCCTGATGATCGGTCCTGTAGGTGCTGGAAAATCCAGTTTCTTCAACTCCATCAACTCCATCTTCATGGGTCACGTGACCAGCAAAGCCATGTCAGGATTTGCAGGCACTAGTGTCACCACACAG TTTCGCACATATCCAGTGAAAGATGGTTGTGAGAGAAAGCCGTTGCCATTTGTGTTGTGTGACACCATGGGACTCGAGGAGCAATCAGGAGCAGGACTGAATATTGAGGACATCAGCAGCATTCTTCAAGGTCACGTACCAGACCGCTATAAA TTCAACCCCACAGCACCGTTTAAACCTGATGAGCAAAAGATGTTCAAACCTGCATCTCTACAGGAGAAGATCCACTGTGTGGTGTACGTGATAGACGCCACCAAAATCTCCCTCATGTCCAACAAACTAGAAGAAAAACTTAATTCTATACGTAGTCAAATAAACTCACTGG GCATACCCCAGATCGCCTTGATGACAAAAGTAGATGAAGCATGTCCTCATGTGCAGAATGACCTTCGAGACACTTATGCCAGCTCCTACATCAAGTCAAAG GTTGAGGAGGTGAGCTCTCGGTTGGGTGTGCCGGTGTCTTGTGTGTTACCGGTGAAGAACTACAGTCAGG